A genomic stretch from Candidatus Obscuribacter sp. includes:
- a CDS encoding chitobiase/beta-hexosaminidase C-terminal domain-containing protein gives MCGYSAGGGGDTAHRCPCRDSTDDNTRYWSASAPVSTVTITASPGDTIYFTTTGAVPTSSSPVYSAPITIGDTAVIKAIARNGGVDSLVCELCAE, from the coding sequence ATGTGCGGTTATAGCGCTGGTGGTGGCGGTGACACAGCCCATCGCTGCCCTTGCCGTGACAGCACCGACGATAACACCAGGTACTGGAGTGCATCGGCGCCGGTGTCTACGGTCACAATTACTGCCAGTCCCGGAGATACTATATATTTCACCACAACGGGTGCAGTGCCTACTTCTAGCTCACCTGTGTACTCCGCGCCTATCACCATAGGCGATACTGCGGTGATCAAGGCTATTGCACGCAATGGCGGTGTGGACAGTCTGGTGTGCGAGCTATGTGCAGAGTGA
- a CDS encoding helix-turn-helix transcriptional regulator has protein sequence KRCDAEQLLNERSFGMAVKAVREINDITQAELARRTGISERQLRRYETAGMKPRISSLSKLAKAHKMSLGQYLDRLAEVVSGALALVIRGVPVVEMVSAILLENELHLSQSESAGQCLCLGVWAQDHEIWFWRGKSYRRVGKCLSSCCFSQLIL, from the coding sequence AAACGCTGTGATGCTGAGCAATTGCTCAATGAGAGAAGCTTTGGCATGGCTGTTAAAGCCGTAAGAGAGATAAATGATATTACTCAGGCTGAATTAGCTAGACGAACTGGTATATCGGAGCGGCAATTGAGACGCTATGAAACGGCAGGTATGAAGCCGCGAATATCATCATTGTCAAAGTTAGCGAAGGCGCACAAAATGAGTCTCGGTCAATATTTAGATAGGCTCGCGGAAGTAGTAAGTGGTGCGCTTGCATTAGTGATCCGCGGAGTGCCAGTAGTAGAGATGGTCTCTGCAATTTTGCTGGAGAACGAACTCCATCTATCGCAAAGTGAAAGTGCGGGTCAGTGTCTTTGTTTAGGTGTGTGGGCGCAAGATCACGAGATTTGGTTTTGGAGAGGAAAGTCGTACCGGCGAGTCGGAAAATGTCTCAGTAGCTGTTGCTTTAGCCAGTTAATTCTGTAG
- a CDS encoding chitobiase/beta-hexosaminidase C-terminal domain-containing protein: MCRVIPTRCQSPRTGLKIWYKSDFGPLTSSGTSVDTWVDMSGAASRNDATQSTSGNRPTLVSNAINGEPAGSFDGSNDYMSCSGLTDLTAGVSIIAVVKPVGTGTATLVTSGNSGPADMTSLQTINTQAKFNSYNSTTASNITTPSSSVVIGKYQLIDVVHDGSASAGLSVKSISRVVGTVQNLTNTSRSQNYLGTDGSISTYFDGQIAEILVYGRGVTVSEAADIRAYLTNKYQLLTATTTPDPILSAGTSTLDHPIGIGIASNDDAEVWITLDGTTPSVGGGTSTQYTGPVWISHTRTLKAIAVAKGVSSNVVTATYTLDATRYPAPDSMDTRPLNINLQLPTTAIPD; the protein is encoded by the coding sequence ATGTGCAGAGTGATTCCAACACGTTGCCAGTCCCCTCGCACTGGTCTCAAGATCTGGTACAAGAGTGACTTTGGTCCGCTGACCAGCAGCGGGACATCTGTAGACACTTGGGTAGATATGTCTGGCGCTGCCAGTCGCAATGATGCGACACAGTCGACTTCGGGTAATCGTCCCACACTGGTCTCAAATGCCATCAATGGTGAACCAGCGGGCAGCTTTGACGGCTCCAATGACTACATGAGCTGCTCTGGGCTCACTGATTTGACAGCTGGCGTCAGTATAATTGCCGTCGTCAAGCCAGTGGGCACAGGTACAGCTACTCTTGTGACGAGTGGTAATTCTGGTCCAGCTGACATGACAAGTCTGCAGACTATCAATACCCAGGCAAAGTTCAATTCGTATAATTCCACAACAGCCAGCAACATCACCACGCCATCTAGCTCTGTTGTTATCGGTAAATACCAGCTGATAGACGTTGTCCACGATGGCAGTGCGTCGGCAGGTTTGAGTGTCAAGAGTATAAGCCGAGTGGTCGGTACTGTGCAAAACCTGACAAATACTTCCCGGTCTCAAAATTATCTAGGCACCGATGGCAGTATCAGTACATACTTTGATGGTCAGATAGCAGAGATACTCGTTTACGGACGAGGAGTGACTGTGAGCGAGGCCGCTGACATACGTGCATACTTGACCAATAAGTATCAATTGCTCACGGCGACGACCACTCCCGACCCGATCTTGAGTGCTGGTACGAGCACCCTGGACCATCCAATCGGTATCGGGATAGCAAGCAACGATGATGCCGAGGTGTGGATAACGCTCGATGGCACCACACCGTCTGTTGGCGGTGGGACGAGCACCCAGTACACCGGACCTGTCTGGATATCTCACACACGCACTCTCAAGGCTATCGCCGTGGCGAAGGGTGTATCGAGCAACGTCGTGACCGCTACGTATACGCTGGATGCGACGCGTTATCCCGCTCCCGACTCTATGGACACAAGACCGCTCAATATCAACTTGCAGTTGCCGACAACTGCGATACCGGATTAG
- a CDS encoding LysM peptidoglycan-binding domain-containing protein yields MFGGTKTTGDVLTLTFKDAALSGGQKSINYTVLSGDNLTSIATAIKTAINADTDMQALAVTATSIGTALTIKSTSANATTYAQSVSTGATETIALSINQNGPVRIGIGGSKTTGDTVSIVAFDSGLTGGTETASYSVQSGDNLSAIAAGLAASINANTDLQSIGVSASSSGQVLTISSNSLNETTYRVTTSSTATEIVSVDLPPNGTQTTVIGVTRTTGDVLTLTVYDAGLSGGLEAVAYTVLSGDTLTSIATNLTAAINANINLQAVNVSATSSGTVVFVKSNSLNATTYGKSLSGGATETIALAPSTSANLYGYNNLNELTSIAAGGPTKFEGNANKALTAASVNSNPARLLDSLKFEANPSLSNGANTVPVAVTDANSTTVTNNYWVSTNGSASATPTYDANGNMTSDGTNYYLWDADNRLVKITYPGTLNNSQFAYNPFSQAVTITEISGGSLIGLDQFVLTSATMHEVRNAGGSAVKSFFSLGQINSGTSYFYGQDLIGSVRSLTDSSGGLAANYSFDSYGRASKLSGADASDFQYAATYFHVPSGLNIAVRRFYNPVLSRWISRDPIGESGGTNLYDYAVNNPISIVDPSGLDVIVLLKPSSLGGIGHCAILIGKDKDPYDDKTKYSGWNFWESGALGPQSYLRLRDFYAGKKDYSRRNSAWFEKPPKEDAQGNAAAQKSLDDGYDFFSNNCADLCRKAAQAAGIDMGPQEWPASTPRGQFEAARRAGGKPPPEN; encoded by the coding sequence GTGTTTGGTGGTACCAAAACCACTGGTGATGTTTTGACTCTGACTTTTAAGGATGCCGCCCTTAGCGGAGGGCAAAAGTCAATTAATTACACAGTCTTGTCTGGGGATAACCTCACATCGATTGCCACTGCGATAAAGACTGCAATCAATGCAGATACCGACATGCAAGCTCTCGCTGTCACTGCTACCTCCATAGGGACTGCGCTCACCATCAAGTCCACATCGGCAAATGCCACGACCTATGCTCAGTCAGTGAGCACAGGAGCGACAGAGACAATTGCCCTGTCGATAAATCAAAATGGACCAGTGCGCATCGGTATCGGAGGCAGCAAGACAACTGGCGATACCGTGTCGATAGTTGCATTTGATTCTGGACTGACAGGTGGCACCGAGACGGCCTCATACAGCGTGCAGTCTGGCGATAACCTCTCAGCCATTGCTGCTGGGCTAGCAGCCTCGATAAATGCCAACACCGACCTCCAGAGTATTGGTGTATCCGCATCATCGAGTGGGCAGGTTTTGACTATTAGTTCAAATTCTCTCAATGAGACAACATACCGAGTCACGACCAGCTCGACAGCTACAGAGATAGTCTCAGTAGACTTGCCGCCAAATGGTACACAGACCACGGTGATAGGCGTGACCAGAACAACGGGCGATGTGCTAACACTGACCGTATATGATGCTGGTCTCTCTGGTGGCTTAGAGGCTGTGGCTTACACAGTCCTCTCCGGTGACACGCTGACTAGTATTGCCACCAACTTGACCGCTGCGATAAATGCCAATATAAATCTCCAGGCAGTAAATGTATCTGCCACCTCTAGCGGCACCGTAGTATTTGTCAAATCCAACTCGTTAAATGCCACCACTTATGGCAAGTCATTAAGCGGAGGAGCGACAGAGACGATTGCGCTGGCACCGTCGACTAGTGCCAATCTCTATGGCTACAACAATCTCAATGAACTGACGAGCATCGCGGCTGGCGGTCCCACCAAATTTGAGGGCAATGCAAATAAGGCTTTAACGGCTGCGTCTGTTAACAGCAATCCCGCAAGACTTTTGGATTCATTGAAATTTGAAGCTAATCCATCCCTCAGCAACGGTGCAAATACTGTGCCAGTTGCTGTGACCGATGCAAACAGCACAACTGTGACAAATAACTACTGGGTATCCACCAATGGTAGCGCGAGTGCTACGCCCACTTATGACGCGAATGGAAACATGACTAGTGATGGAACGAACTACTATCTTTGGGATGCTGACAATCGCCTAGTAAAGATCACTTATCCAGGAACATTGAACAATAGCCAGTTTGCTTACAATCCGTTTAGCCAGGCTGTAACAATTACCGAAATTAGTGGGGGAAGCCTTATTGGATTAGACCAGTTTGTACTCACCAGCGCGACCATGCATGAGGTGCGCAACGCTGGCGGGAGCGCTGTAAAAAGTTTCTTCAGCTTAGGCCAGATCAATTCGGGAACTAGCTATTTCTACGGACAAGATCTGATTGGCTCTGTTAGAAGCTTGACCGATAGCTCTGGTGGCTTAGCTGCCAACTATAGTTTTGATTCCTATGGTCGTGCCTCAAAGCTCTCTGGCGCTGACGCGTCAGATTTTCAGTACGCCGCAACCTATTTTCATGTACCGAGTGGGTTAAACATTGCTGTCAGACGGTTCTACAATCCAGTTCTGTCGCGATGGATTAGCCGAGATCCCATTGGGGAATCCGGCGGCACTAATTTGTACGACTATGCAGTAAACAACCCAATTTCTATTGTTGATCCCTCTGGATTGGATGTCATTGTATTATTGAAACCGTCTTCCCTTGGAGGTATTGGGCACTGTGCAATTTTAATTGGCAAAGACAAGGACCCATATGATGATAAAACTAAATATAGTGGTTGGAATTTCTGGGAAAGTGGCGCCCTTGGACCTCAGTCTTATCTAAGGCTACGGGACTTTTATGCCGGTAAAAAGGATTACTCAAGAAGGAATTCAGCATGGTTTGAGAAACCCCCCAAAGAGGACGCTCAGGGAAACGCTGCTGCTCAAAAGTCTTTGGACGATGGCTACGATTTTTTTAGCAATAATTGTGCGGATCTTTGTCGTAAGGCTGCGCAAGCTGCCGGGATAGATATGGGTCCCCAAGAATGGCCAGCATCTACGCCAAGAGGTCAATTCGAGGCCGCCAGACGCGCCGGAGGCAAGCCGCCACCCGAAAACTAA
- a CDS encoding IS3 family transposase, with translation MLHHRSIENDLPIEALSLAEREQVLSILNSDRFGDKPPAQIYAALLDEGVYLCSVSTMYRILVENDQVQERRNILRHPEYVKPELLATGPNQVWSWDITKLKGPRKWKFYHLYVIIDIYSRYVVGWMIADRETGLLARDLIEETCKRQDIEEDHQLYIHADRGASMKSKSVALLMADLGITKSHSRPHVSNDNPFSESHFKTLKYQPLFPRRFGSIEDARRFCRDFFDRYNEEHYHSGIGYLTPSMVHYGAGEECNRRRHKVLSDIFEKFPERFVKRASQSG, from the coding sequence TTGCTCCACCACAGGTCCATCGAAAACGACCTTCCCATAGAGGCGCTGTCGCTGGCTGAAAGGGAGCAAGTACTATCTATTTTAAACTCGGACCGATTTGGCGACAAACCACCAGCACAGATTTATGCGGCATTGCTCGATGAAGGCGTGTACCTGTGTTCGGTGTCCACAATGTATCGGATACTCGTCGAGAACGATCAAGTACAAGAAAGACGCAACATTTTGCGCCACCCCGAATATGTAAAACCAGAACTTCTGGCGACTGGGCCGAATCAAGTTTGGTCATGGGACATCACCAAGCTTAAAGGGCCAAGGAAGTGGAAGTTCTACCACTTGTACGTGATTATCGACATCTACAGCCGCTACGTTGTGGGCTGGATGATCGCCGACAGAGAGACCGGTCTACTGGCAAGAGACCTCATAGAGGAGACATGCAAAAGGCAGGACATAGAAGAAGACCACCAACTCTATATTCATGCTGACCGTGGCGCATCGATGAAATCAAAGAGCGTGGCTCTCTTGATGGCTGACCTGGGAATCACAAAATCGCATAGTCGCCCGCACGTCAGCAACGACAATCCATTCTCAGAAAGCCACTTCAAGACACTGAAGTATCAGCCGCTCTTTCCAAGACGATTTGGCAGCATCGAGGATGCACGGCGGTTCTGTCGTGATTTCTTTGACCGCTACAACGAGGAACATTATCATTCCGGCATCGGCTACCTGACTCCATCTATGGTTCATTACGGAGCCGGAGAGGAATGCAATCGTCGAAGACACAAAGTACTCTCGGACATATTTGAAAAGTTTCCAGAGCGCTTTGTTAAAAGGGCATCCCAAAGTGGCTGA